The segment CTCTCGCCCCTGCCTCTGACCCTCTCTTTCGTGACCTTGAGCCTCTTTATCTTTTTCCCCTTCTTGGTGATAATCTCCATCTGTCCATTCTCGGCTTTCTTCACAATTGTGATTTCAGATTTTTCACTGAAGAGGTCCTGGAGGTAATGGGCAGCAAAGAGAGCAACAATCAGTCCCACGATAAAGACAAGCCCGATGTCAAAGAGGTTGGCCACCCCTGCCATGGGATCGTTCTCACCTATATCACCTGAAGGGTCTCCTCTCCTCTTCTTGAAGTATCTCATCTGTGCCTTTCCTCTGAGATCTCGCTGGCCAGTATCTCGGTTGCCAGCTCAATATTTTTTATATCTTCCTCCACCCACCTTCTCTTTATCGTGTAAAAAAAATAGGCCACAATCCCCACGGCAAGACCAACCACGGTGGTGGTAAAAGCGATTACCAGGTCCGAAGACAATTTGGTCATGTCACCCTGCCCAAGGGCCGCAAGGCCTGTTCCCATGGGGATGAGGGTGCCTATTAACCCCAGGCTGGGACCGATCCGGATAATCATCTTGATACGGTCAAGGGATTCCCAGGTTTTTAGACTCGTTTCCTGAAGGATATTTTCTATCTCCACTTCGTCCGGTGGAGATACTTTGTTCAGCAAAAGCCGCAGGTCTTCCAAATAGGAATTGACCCGGTGCGGAAAGAAATTCTGATCGTTTCCCTCTCTTATCAGCCGGGGGAGTCTTTCAGGAGAGTATTTGACTATCCTGAGCCGTTCCAGCCATTCAGCAAAAAAAGACCCTGAAGAGATCACTATGTACACAACTAAGGCGACCAGCAAGAACAGCACCGGGTAGAGAAGAGAGGAGGCAATAAGATAGATAAGAGATTTCAACAACGCGCCTATGTCCAACCCCGTCTCCTCCTTATCTTTCTTCTCATGGCCCAAAAGCCGGTTGAAAAAAGAGTGGCCATTACTGAATAGAGCAACAGAATGTCCCTGATGTCAGTAGACTCTGCTTCACCATGGTAGGCAGCCAGTCTGTAAATCTTGCTCAGATCACTGAACTGGGGCATGATGATTATGGACAGGAAGAAGTAGACGGCAATGATCAACATAGCCGCCCCCAGATTTGATTCAGATGCAAGATTCGACCTGATACTCCATAATGT is part of the Deltaproteobacteria bacterium genome and harbors:
- a CDS encoding biopolymer transporter gives rise to the protein MDIGALLKSLIYLIASSLLYPVLFLLVALVVYIVISSGSFFAEWLERLRIVKYSPERLPRLIREGNDQNFFPHRVNSYLEDLRLLLNKVSPPDEVEIENILQETSLKTWESLDRIKMIIRIGPSLGLIGTLIPMGTGLAALGQGDMTKLSSDLVIAFTTTVVGLAVGIVAYFFYTIKRRWVEEDIKNIELATEILASEISEERHR